From the Maniola jurtina chromosome Z, ilManJurt1.1, whole genome shotgun sequence genome, one window contains:
- the LOC123880069 gene encoding uncharacterized protein LOC123880069 isoform X4: MPDPGVKPIATSDSSASDEASKLELYLQKQLEEDVASDAYTECDIKNQEKDILIFLKRKIFTKSNVSDCNKTKESTDDIDVFLTPNCRSPYTDNKYQQISCLSPSTELTKEYYALVHIEGNLLEQELIEQDALSNAFHTIIQSQDREPHKGIQRNKPTSLSLISSHSSETLKHSNNCDIHSNLHNENVNLKDCEKKSNQSKLNQSTKTCQSNKVFESNLSKTLSNDTFAEKTFDPTYSPDSLVTDDPSSSSDYLSAAYTCSPALGSSGCLHQINVGDNSTKMENLFTSSDSGLENTGMLESLTSHKDVTLTDISLTESTLHDLIAEETNQSQESISSPEADCNQVQRMIVHTGPSSLNGISGAEDFNRRRNASLGKQNDIAYCKSSKEEKQRQNEEIVILESSSVSSETGSWESVFPPKISDKEICDKFINSERQYNYGDIKEKPNTCNYQKFEKLLVKNPTPCFIDAASLADEEQHSQNINEIVTDTSKSDLMPTPSKPVPCTAVNKLDISPGDWSESNDNEDSLEQGDNKDTDSIQKDLSPTIFEMTPITEDSLSANIIPDNKGSIETHSVSSCANEKTVSLASNTVYMSTTPHNSIMSLKTSSLKQYESEESENDTIISRGSYSNFRSGRYNESSPIVSGGTSVDVHTPKLGALNSSPLIRRKIDNTPIVTGVSFPNDDNESLPKTPKPACVSAWIVDMSNPKEIESEKTTSNSNCKKPGDRNCENLKNETKSSSSDNYCKSRSSVDSDSSEKSGHKFFIDLSTLPDPLPPEKPETNDSSNEKKNMFSMYIDLGESSTLKEMPSRLSSSLGNKKQSIEIKGSSKPKSPKSASNEKNISVSSKSHDYSMSFERYESLCNDTNLSISEIISIPELPVGPKSNESYESEGNKVDKSSIRRMNGDKSFMMNTVNVIHEETINAKDQPVDLFVKLSDLDKPIIKSDIFERENFDPRMTRSIPDKNWPEQNVQTASSRSSEVISSFHSENALSLNRLFPHLKNEFSRSMPISLSGRTRSPLRPGASSSVGEIDEQVSDVSEISSIQSSMCRSVIENSTTEETSQTSSLIGNCQSRLGQDLLRMFLEEIAPDVIVEVSGKRIKAHKCILSSRCQYFAGILSGGWVESAGNVIVLPPFSFNVVHFALCHIYSGLSTIPDSISIVELATIADMLGLEGLKEAIMFTLKAKYCHHFHRPCQVCTAGVLECFPLSSVYGLDDLYRKCLRWITKYFSKVWPTKAFATLPKELLDKCYQEHIVNLTIENLIDTVYGCGITVASLQNSRWAESVARMCRRTVNAAAHFAAPRLLAVLELIATAPDAPQPAKQALDDCLAAAIEWAPPDETCRAYAFLSSLVKEIRNQHSSKPDLITNGNQISKVPEPNNLLFTHASSWRLQCEGALVRAAPRVVGTQAFKDLPSELRRRLRELGCIMYGPQAIPLTAGPTMPPDRKCKSTYHSKPNKVVNTSNTRSLDMEKVRNSFVPYKPKPVAVMGSKDKLTSTNELRDVKKMNKVTVPKVRTTKAQEERAKFNQSKSLSSQDRVVNNRSVTTARPHLFENTKPRYLEPRVFKEKEKKAPPKAFVNKIVSSSESSRNSSPIQCRTLRASRMTANQKCDHKAHAMSQDSLATTSRPRTAEPSTDSLSESQNSNRYATYTKTKHTSKGSVESVISKCQGLSPSSLLNANVKTKIPVYLNQNSVSANGSTSKQATSGRMLHVNTHVNAKGKTKSCDRKISGSLMNATKSSSAKIVPKVSKESQMCHSQSHKHKQSRTGTKHTTRREDGDKEHHIPVMERSGTFLKDEPTFGDKTTNIDKAL, translated from the exons ATGCCGGACCCAGGGGTTAAGCCGATAGCCACTAGTGATTCTTCTGCATCAGATGAAGCATCTAAATTAGAACTGTACCTTCAGAAACAACTTGAGGAGGATGTAGCAAG TGATGCCTACACTGAATGTGATATAAAAAATCAGGAAAAAGATATATTGATTTttcttaaaagaaaaatatttactaaatctAACGTATCGGAttgtaataaaacaaaagagAGCACGGACGACATTGATGTCTTCTTAACGCCGAATTGTAGAAGTCCGTATACAGATAACAAATATCAACAAATTTCATGTCTTAGTCCTAGTACAGAACTGACAAAAGAATACTATGCTTTGGTACATATAGAAGGAAATTTACTGGAACAGGAGTTGATCGAACAAGATGCACTTTCCAATGCCTTCCATACTATAATACAGTCGCAAGATAGAGAGCCACATAAAGGAATACAACGTAATAAACCCACTTCATTGTCCCTTATTTCTAGTCACTCTTCTGAAACTCTAAAACATTCCAATAATTGTGATATTCATAGCAATTTGCATAACGAAAATGTTAATTTAAAGGATTGTGAGAAGAAATCCAATCAATCAAAATTGAATCAAAGTACAAAAACATGCCAATCAAATAAAGTCTTTGAAAGTAACTTAAGTAAGACGTTGAGTAACGATACATTCGCTGAAAAAACATTTGACCCTACATATTCTCCAGATAGCTTAGTTACTGACGACCCTAGTTCTTCTTCAGATTACTTGTCCGCCGCATATACGTGCTCTCCCGCCTTGGGATCTTCTGGGTGCTTGCATCAAATAAATGTTGGCGATAATAGTACCAAAATGGAAAACCTTTTTACTTCTTCTGATTCTGGTCTAGAAAATACTGGTATGTTGGAAAGTCTGACTAGTCATAAAGATGTAACATTGACAGATATATCATTAACTGAAAGTACTTTACACGACTTGATTGCAGAAGAAACAAATCAATCACAAGAATCAATCTCAAGCCCCGAAGCAGATTGTAATCAAGTTCAGAGGATGATAGTTCATACTGGACCTTCATCTTTGAATGGTATTTCAGGAGCAGAGGACTTTAATAGACGAAGAAATGCAAGTCTTGGAAAACAAAATGATATAGCATATTGCAAGTCTTCTAAAGAAGAAAAACAACGGCAGAATGAGGAAATTGTCATACTAGAGTCTTCGTCAGTTTCTTCTGAGACTGGATCCTGGGAGTCTGTTTTTCCACCAAAAATATCAGATAAAGAAATTTGCGACAAATTTATAAACAGTGAACGTCAGTATAATTATGGTGACATAAAAGAAAAACCGAACACTTGTAAttatcaaaaatttgaaaaattgttAGTAAAAAATCCAACGCCGTGTTTCATTGATGCAGCAAGTTTGGCAGATGAAGAACAACATtcacaaaatataaatgaaattgTGACTGATACATCTAAGTCTGATCTAATGCCTACGCCGAGTAAACCAGTGCCCTGTACTGCGGTTAACAAGCTCGACATTAGCCCAGGTGACTGGTCTGAAAGTAACGATAATGAAGACTCGTTGGAACAAGGAGATAACAAAGACACAGATTCAATTCAAAAGGATTTATCCCCCACTATTTTTGAAATGACTCCTATTACGGAAGACTCTTTGAGTGcaaatattattccagacaaTAAAGGCTCCATCGAAACGCATTCAGTTTCTAGTTGTGCAAATGAAAAGACAGTTTCGCTTGCATCAAACACGGTTTATATGAGCACAACACCCCATAATTCAATCATGTCACTGAAAACATCATCTTTAAAACAATATGAATCTGAAGAAAGTGAAAACGATACCATTATAAGTAGAGGAAGCTACTCTAATTTTCGATcaggtaggtataatgaatCTTCTCCTATAGTTTCAGGCGGTACTTCAGTAGATGTTCATACTCCAAAATTAGGAGCTTTAAATAGTAGTCCATTAATTCGAAGAAAAATAGATAACACACCTATAGTGACAGGTGTGTCATTTCcaaatgatgataatgaaagtCTCCCGAAAACACCGAAACCTGCATGCGTATCAGCTTGGATTGTTGATATGTCCAACCCAAAAGAAATTGAATCAGAGAAAACAACATCCAACTCCAATTGTAAAAAGCCTGGTGATAGGAATTGcgaaaacttgaaaaatgaaacaaaatcaAGCAGCAgtgataattattgtaaaagcaGAAGTTCTGTAGACTCTGATAGCAGTGAAAAATCTGGTCATAAATTCTTCATTGATTTATCTACTTTGCCTGATCCCTTGCCTCCAGAAAAACCAGAAACTAACGACAGTAGCAATGAAAAAAAGAATATGTTTTCGATGTATATAGATCTGGGTGAAAGCTCAACTCTTAAGGAGATGCCTTCTCGACTGTCATCTTCCCTAGGTAATAAAAAACAGAGCATTGAAATTAAAGGCTCTTCAAAGCCTAAATCTCCAAAATCTGCTAGCAATGAAAAAAATATCAGCGTTTCATCAAAATCACATGATTATAGCATGAGTTTTGAGAGATATGAATCTCTCTGTAATGATACGAACTTAAGTATCTCTGAAATAATATCTATTCCGGAGCTACCTGTAGGTCCAAAAAGTAATGAATCCTATGAATCTGAAGGCAATAAAGTTGATAAATCATCTATTCGACGTATGAATGGCGATAAATCCTTTATGATGAACACTGTAAATGTTATACACGAAGAAACTATTAATGCGAAAGATCAGCCGGTCGATCTTTTCGTCAAATTATCTGATTTAGACAAACCGATCATAAAATCTGATATTTTTGAGAGAGAAAATTTCGATCCAAGAATGACTAGGTCTATTCCAGACAAAAATTGGCCCGAACAAAATGTCCAAACTGCATCATCTAGATCTAGTGAAGTTATTAGTTCGTTTCATTCAGAAAATGCATTGAGTTTAAACAGACTCTTTCCTCATTTAAAAAACGAGTTTAGTAGAAGTATGCCAATTTCTTTATCTGGGAGAACCCGGTCGCCTTTGCGGCCCGGAGCTTCGTCGAGTGTTGGTGAAATAGACGAACAGGTGTCAGATGTGTCTGAAATCAGCAGCATTCAGAGCAGTATGTGTCGTTCTGTAATCG AAAATAGCACAACGGAGGAAACAAGTCAAACATCCAGTTTAATCGGTAACTGTCAGTCCAGATTAGGCCAAGATTTGTTGCGGATGTTCTTGGAAGAAATAGCGCCAGATGTGATAGTGGAAGTATCTGGAAAACGGATTAAAGCACATAAATGTATATTATCTTCAAG GTGTCAATATTTTGCTGGTATCTTAAGCGGCGGTTGGGTAGAAAGTGCTGGTAACGTCATTGTTTTACCACC attCTCATTCAATGTAGTACATTTTGCTCTGTGCCACATATATTCGGGTCTCTCGACTATTCCGGACTCAATTAGTATTGTGGAACTGGCCACGATTGCTGATATGCTGGGTCTGGAAGGATTAAAGGAAGCAATCATGTTTACGTTGAAAGCTAAATATTGTCACCACTTTCATcgg CCGTGTCAAGTTTGCACAGCCGGTGTATTGGAATGCTTTCCACTCTCATCAGTTTATGGATTAGATGACTTATACCGCAAATGTCTAAGGTGGATTACGAAGTACTTTTCAAAAGTCTGGCCTACTAAAGCTTTCGCTACATTGCCTAAGGAATTGTTGGACAAATGCTATCAAGAACATATCGTTAATTTAACAATTGAAAATCTTATTGACACTGTTTATGGATGTGGTATAACAG TGGCATCGCTGCAAAACAGCAGGTGGGCTGAAAGTGTGGCACGAATGTGTCGTCGTACGGTGAATGCAGCAGCACACTTTGCCGCGCCGAGGCTACTGGCGGTGCTGGAGCTGATAGCGACCGCCCCCGACGCGCCGCAGCCCGCCAAGCAAGCGCTGGACGATTGCCTCGCTGCCGCCATCGAATGGGCCCCGCCCGATGAGACGTGTCGCGCGTACGCTTTCCTCTCCAGCTTGGTCAAAGAAATCCGGAACCAACACTCGTCAAAACCGGACCTCATAACAAACGGCAACCAGATATCTAAAGTGCCGGAGCCAAACAACCTTCTGTTCACTCACGCTAGCAGCTGGCGTCTGCAGTGTGAGGGTGCTTTAGTGAGAGCCGCCCCCAGGGTTGTAGGCACCCAGGCTTTCAAAGATCTACCGTCGGAGCTACGAAGGCGACTTCGAGAACTCGGCTGCATCATGTACGGTCCCCAAGCCATACCCCTCACTGCAGGCCCCACGATGCCACCAGACAGAAAATGCAAAAGCACTTACCACAGCAAGCCGAATAAAGTGGTCAATACTTCCAATACACGAAGTTTGGATATGGAAAAAGTTCGAAATTCCTTTGTTCCTTACAAGCCGAAGCCGGTCGCGGTAATGGGATCAAAAGATAAGTTAACGAGCACCAACGAACTGAGAGACGTCAAAAAGATGAATAAAGTCACCGTACCTAAAGTTAGGACAACGAAAGCGCAAGAGGAGCGTGCGAAATTCAATCAGAGCAAATCGTTAAGTTCGCAAGATCGTGTTGTCAATAATAGATCTGTTACTACGGCTCGTCCACATCTATTTGAAAACACGAAACCTAGATATTTGGAACCACGTGTCTTTAAAGAGAAAGAGAAAAAAGCACCGCCGAAAGCATTCGTCAATAAAATAGTCTCATCCAGTGAATCTTCACGTAATTCGAGTCCAATCCAATGTCGTACGTTGCGAGCTAGTCGCATGACGGCTAACCAAAAATGTGATCATAAGGCGCATGCCATGTCTCAGGACAGTCTGGCTACTACTTCAAGGCCCCGTACGGCGGAACCTTCCACTGATTCGTTGAGCGAATCTCAAAATAGCAACCGCTATGCAACCTACACTAAGACCAAACACACAAGCAAAGGATCCGTAGAGT CAGTGATATCAAAATGCCAAGGGCTTTCACCATCATCGTTGCTAAACGCGAACGTCAAAACTAAGATACCAGTTTATTTGAATCAAAACTCAGTATCCGCCAACGGTAGCACCAGCAAGCAAGCGACCAGTGGTAGAATGTTGCATGTGAACACACATGTAAACGCAAAGGGTAAAACGAAATCGTGTGATCGTAAGATATCCGGATCTCTAATGAATGCTACAAAATCGAGCTCTGCAAAAATTGTACCAAAAGTGTCGAAGGAATCGCAGATGTGTCACTCACAATCCCATAAGCATAAACAATCGAGAACTGGAACTAAACACACCACCAGACGAGAAGATGGTGATAAGGAGCACCACATTCCTGTGATGGAACGTTCAGGTACCTTCTTGAAGGATGAGCCCACGTTCGGCGATAAGACCACTAACATAGACAAGGCCCTGTAA
- the LOC123880069 gene encoding uncharacterized protein LOC123880069 isoform X3, whose protein sequence is MPDPGVKPIATSDSSASDEASKLELYLQKQLEEDVARIFDESIYSDLEVVCGKLKILTHSCILKARTNIFYSKLEAILHVNIGREIFDEIYSFISDAYTECDIKNQEKDILIFLKRKIFTKSNVSDCNKTKESTDDIDVFLTPNCRSPYTDNKYQQISCLSPSTELTKEYYALVHIEGNLLEQELIEQDALSNAFHTIIQSQDREPHKGIQRNKPTSLSLISSHSSETLKHSNNCDIHSNLHNENVNLKDCEKKSNQSKLNQSTKTCQSNKVFESNLSKTLSNDTFAEKTFDPTYSPDSLVTDDPSSSSDYLSAAYTCSPALGSSGCLHQINVGDNSTKMENLFTSSDSGLENTEETNQSQESISSPEADCNQVQRMIVHTGPSSLNGISGAEDFNRRRNASLGKQNDIAYCKSSKEEKQRQNEEIVILESSSVSSETGSWESVFPPKISDKEICDKFINSERQYNYGDIKEKPNTCNYQKFEKLLVKNPTPCFIDAASLADEEQHSQNINEIVTDTSKSDLMPTPSKPVPCTAVNKLDISPGDWSESNDNEDSLEQGDNKDTDSIQKDLSPTIFEMTPITEDSLSANIIPDNKGSIETHSVSSCANEKTVSLASNTVYMSTTPHNSIMSLKTSSLKQYESEESENDTIISRGSYSNFRSGRYNESSPIVSGGTSVDVHTPKLGALNSSPLIRRKIDNTPIVTGVSFPNDDNESLPKTPKPACVSAWIVDMSNPKEIESEKTTSNSNCKKPGDRNCENLKNETKSSSSDNYCKSRSSVDSDSSEKSGHKFFIDLSTLPDPLPPEKPETNDSSNEKKNMFSMYIDLGESSTLKEMPSRLSSSLGNKKQSIEIKGSSKPKSPKSASNEKNISVSSKSHDYSMSFERYESLCNDTNLSISEIISIPELPVGPKSNESYESEGNKVDKSSIRRMNGDKSFMMNTVNVIHEETINAKDQPVDLFVKLSDLDKPIIKSDIFERENFDPRMTRSIPDKNWPEQNVQTASSRSSEVISSFHSENALSLNRLFPHLKNEFSRSMPISLSGRTRSPLRPGASSSVGEIDEQVSDVSEISSIQSSMCRSVIENSTTEETSQTSSLIGNCQSRLGQDLLRMFLEEIAPDVIVEVSGKRIKAHKCILSSRCQYFAGILSGGWVESAGNVIVLPPFSFNVVHFALCHIYSGLSTIPDSISIVELATIADMLGLEGLKEAIMFTLKAKYCHHFHRPCQVCTAGVLECFPLSSVYGLDDLYRKCLRWITKYFSKVWPTKAFATLPKELLDKCYQEHIVNLTIENLIDTVYGCGITVASLQNSRWAESVARMCRRTVNAAAHFAAPRLLAVLELIATAPDAPQPAKQALDDCLAAAIEWAPPDETCRAYAFLSSLVKEIRNQHSSKPDLITNGNQISKVPEPNNLLFTHASSWRLQCEGALVRAAPRVVGTQAFKDLPSELRRRLRELGCIMYGPQAIPLTAGPTMPPDRKCKSTYHSKPNKVVNTSNTRSLDMEKVRNSFVPYKPKPVAVMGSKDKLTSTNELRDVKKMNKVTVPKVRTTKAQEERAKFNQSKSLSSQDRVVNNRSVTTARPHLFENTKPRYLEPRVFKEKEKKAPPKAFVNKIVSSSESSRNSSPIQCRTLRASRMTANQKCDHKAHAMSQDSLATTSRPRTAEPSTDSLSESQNSNRYATYTKTKHTSKGSVESVISKCQGLSPSSLLNANVKTKIPVYLNQNSVSANGSTSKQATSGRMLHVNTHVNAKGKTKSCDRKISGSLMNATKSSSAKIVPKVSKESQMCHSQSHKHKQSRTGTKHTTRREDGDKEHHIPVMERSGTFLKDEPTFGDKTTNIDKAL, encoded by the exons ATGCCGGACCCAGGGGTTAAGCCGATAGCCACTAGTGATTCTTCTGCATCAGATGAAGCATCTAAATTAGAACTGTACCTTCAGAAACAACTTGAGGAGGATGTAGCAAG AATTTTTGATGAATCAATTTATTCTGATTTGGAAGTGGTTtgtggaaaattaaaaatactgacACATTCTTGTATACTAAAAGCACGTACAAACATATTTTACAGCAAGCTTGAAGCTATTTTGCATGTCAATATTGGAAGAGAAATTTTTGATGAAATATATTCCTTCATAAG TGATGCCTACACTGAATGTGATATAAAAAATCAGGAAAAAGATATATTGATTTttcttaaaagaaaaatatttactaaatctAACGTATCGGAttgtaataaaacaaaagagAGCACGGACGACATTGATGTCTTCTTAACGCCGAATTGTAGAAGTCCGTATACAGATAACAAATATCAACAAATTTCATGTCTTAGTCCTAGTACAGAACTGACAAAAGAATACTATGCTTTGGTACATATAGAAGGAAATTTACTGGAACAGGAGTTGATCGAACAAGATGCACTTTCCAATGCCTTCCATACTATAATACAGTCGCAAGATAGAGAGCCACATAAAGGAATACAACGTAATAAACCCACTTCATTGTCCCTTATTTCTAGTCACTCTTCTGAAACTCTAAAACATTCCAATAATTGTGATATTCATAGCAATTTGCATAACGAAAATGTTAATTTAAAGGATTGTGAGAAGAAATCCAATCAATCAAAATTGAATCAAAGTACAAAAACATGCCAATCAAATAAAGTCTTTGAAAGTAACTTAAGTAAGACGTTGAGTAACGATACATTCGCTGAAAAAACATTTGACCCTACATATTCTCCAGATAGCTTAGTTACTGACGACCCTAGTTCTTCTTCAGATTACTTGTCCGCCGCATATACGTGCTCTCCCGCCTTGGGATCTTCTGGGTGCTTGCATCAAATAAATGTTGGCGATAATAGTACCAAAATGGAAAACCTTTTTACTTCTTCTGATTCTGGTCTAGAAAATACTG AAGAAACAAATCAATCACAAGAATCAATCTCAAGCCCCGAAGCAGATTGTAATCAAGTTCAGAGGATGATAGTTCATACTGGACCTTCATCTTTGAATGGTATTTCAGGAGCAGAGGACTTTAATAGACGAAGAAATGCAAGTCTTGGAAAACAAAATGATATAGCATATTGCAAGTCTTCTAAAGAAGAAAAACAACGGCAGAATGAGGAAATTGTCATACTAGAGTCTTCGTCAGTTTCTTCTGAGACTGGATCCTGGGAGTCTGTTTTTCCACCAAAAATATCAGATAAAGAAATTTGCGACAAATTTATAAACAGTGAACGTCAGTATAATTATGGTGACATAAAAGAAAAACCGAACACTTGTAAttatcaaaaatttgaaaaattgttAGTAAAAAATCCAACGCCGTGTTTCATTGATGCAGCAAGTTTGGCAGATGAAGAACAACATtcacaaaatataaatgaaattgTGACTGATACATCTAAGTCTGATCTAATGCCTACGCCGAGTAAACCAGTGCCCTGTACTGCGGTTAACAAGCTCGACATTAGCCCAGGTGACTGGTCTGAAAGTAACGATAATGAAGACTCGTTGGAACAAGGAGATAACAAAGACACAGATTCAATTCAAAAGGATTTATCCCCCACTATTTTTGAAATGACTCCTATTACGGAAGACTCTTTGAGTGcaaatattattccagacaaTAAAGGCTCCATCGAAACGCATTCAGTTTCTAGTTGTGCAAATGAAAAGACAGTTTCGCTTGCATCAAACACGGTTTATATGAGCACAACACCCCATAATTCAATCATGTCACTGAAAACATCATCTTTAAAACAATATGAATCTGAAGAAAGTGAAAACGATACCATTATAAGTAGAGGAAGCTACTCTAATTTTCGATcaggtaggtataatgaatCTTCTCCTATAGTTTCAGGCGGTACTTCAGTAGATGTTCATACTCCAAAATTAGGAGCTTTAAATAGTAGTCCATTAATTCGAAGAAAAATAGATAACACACCTATAGTGACAGGTGTGTCATTTCcaaatgatgataatgaaagtCTCCCGAAAACACCGAAACCTGCATGCGTATCAGCTTGGATTGTTGATATGTCCAACCCAAAAGAAATTGAATCAGAGAAAACAACATCCAACTCCAATTGTAAAAAGCCTGGTGATAGGAATTGcgaaaacttgaaaaatgaaacaaaatcaAGCAGCAgtgataattattgtaaaagcaGAAGTTCTGTAGACTCTGATAGCAGTGAAAAATCTGGTCATAAATTCTTCATTGATTTATCTACTTTGCCTGATCCCTTGCCTCCAGAAAAACCAGAAACTAACGACAGTAGCAATGAAAAAAAGAATATGTTTTCGATGTATATAGATCTGGGTGAAAGCTCAACTCTTAAGGAGATGCCTTCTCGACTGTCATCTTCCCTAGGTAATAAAAAACAGAGCATTGAAATTAAAGGCTCTTCAAAGCCTAAATCTCCAAAATCTGCTAGCAATGAAAAAAATATCAGCGTTTCATCAAAATCACATGATTATAGCATGAGTTTTGAGAGATATGAATCTCTCTGTAATGATACGAACTTAAGTATCTCTGAAATAATATCTATTCCGGAGCTACCTGTAGGTCCAAAAAGTAATGAATCCTATGAATCTGAAGGCAATAAAGTTGATAAATCATCTATTCGACGTATGAATGGCGATAAATCCTTTATGATGAACACTGTAAATGTTATACACGAAGAAACTATTAATGCGAAAGATCAGCCGGTCGATCTTTTCGTCAAATTATCTGATTTAGACAAACCGATCATAAAATCTGATATTTTTGAGAGAGAAAATTTCGATCCAAGAATGACTAGGTCTATTCCAGACAAAAATTGGCCCGAACAAAATGTCCAAACTGCATCATCTAGATCTAGTGAAGTTATTAGTTCGTTTCATTCAGAAAATGCATTGAGTTTAAACAGACTCTTTCCTCATTTAAAAAACGAGTTTAGTAGAAGTATGCCAATTTCTTTATCTGGGAGAACCCGGTCGCCTTTGCGGCCCGGAGCTTCGTCGAGTGTTGGTGAAATAGACGAACAGGTGTCAGATGTGTCTGAAATCAGCAGCATTCAGAGCAGTATGTGTCGTTCTGTAATCG AAAATAGCACAACGGAGGAAACAAGTCAAACATCCAGTTTAATCGGTAACTGTCAGTCCAGATTAGGCCAAGATTTGTTGCGGATGTTCTTGGAAGAAATAGCGCCAGATGTGATAGTGGAAGTATCTGGAAAACGGATTAAAGCACATAAATGTATATTATCTTCAAG GTGTCAATATTTTGCTGGTATCTTAAGCGGCGGTTGGGTAGAAAGTGCTGGTAACGTCATTGTTTTACCACC attCTCATTCAATGTAGTACATTTTGCTCTGTGCCACATATATTCGGGTCTCTCGACTATTCCGGACTCAATTAGTATTGTGGAACTGGCCACGATTGCTGATATGCTGGGTCTGGAAGGATTAAAGGAAGCAATCATGTTTACGTTGAAAGCTAAATATTGTCACCACTTTCATcgg CCGTGTCAAGTTTGCACAGCCGGTGTATTGGAATGCTTTCCACTCTCATCAGTTTATGGATTAGATGACTTATACCGCAAATGTCTAAGGTGGATTACGAAGTACTTTTCAAAAGTCTGGCCTACTAAAGCTTTCGCTACATTGCCTAAGGAATTGTTGGACAAATGCTATCAAGAACATATCGTTAATTTAACAATTGAAAATCTTATTGACACTGTTTATGGATGTGGTATAACAG TGGCATCGCTGCAAAACAGCAGGTGGGCTGAAAGTGTGGCACGAATGTGTCGTCGTACGGTGAATGCAGCAGCACACTTTGCCGCGCCGAGGCTACTGGCGGTGCTGGAGCTGATAGCGACCGCCCCCGACGCGCCGCAGCCCGCCAAGCAAGCGCTGGACGATTGCCTCGCTGCCGCCATCGAATGGGCCCCGCCCGATGAGACGTGTCGCGCGTACGCTTTCCTCTCCAGCTTGGTCAAAGAAATCCGGAACCAACACTCGTCAAAACCGGACCTCATAACAAACGGCAACCAGATATCTAAAGTGCCGGAGCCAAACAACCTTCTGTTCACTCACGCTAGCAGCTGGCGTCTGCAGTGTGAGGGTGCTTTAGTGAGAGCCGCCCCCAGGGTTGTAGGCACCCAGGCTTTCAAAGATCTACCGTCGGAGCTACGAAGGCGACTTCGAGAACTCGGCTGCATCATGTACGGTCCCCAAGCCATACCCCTCACTGCAGGCCCCACGATGCCACCAGACAGAAAATGCAAAAGCACTTACCACAGCAAGCCGAATAAAGTGGTCAATACTTCCAATACACGAAGTTTGGATATGGAAAAAGTTCGAAATTCCTTTGTTCCTTACAAGCCGAAGCCGGTCGCGGTAATGGGATCAAAAGATAAGTTAACGAGCACCAACGAACTGAGAGACGTCAAAAAGATGAATAAAGTCACCGTACCTAAAGTTAGGACAACGAAAGCGCAAGAGGAGCGTGCGAAATTCAATCAGAGCAAATCGTTAAGTTCGCAAGATCGTGTTGTCAATAATAGATCTGTTACTACGGCTCGTCCACATCTATTTGAAAACACGAAACCTAGATATTTGGAACCACGTGTCTTTAAAGAGAAAGAGAAAAAAGCACCGCCGAAAGCATTCGTCAATAAAATAGTCTCATCCAGTGAATCTTCACGTAATTCGAGTCCAATCCAATGTCGTACGTTGCGAGCTAGTCGCATGACGGCTAACCAAAAATGTGATCATAAGGCGCATGCCATGTCTCAGGACAGTCTGGCTACTACTTCAAGGCCCCGTACGGCGGAACCTTCCACTGATTCGTTGAGCGAATCTCAAAATAGCAACCGCTATGCAACCTACACTAAGACCAAACACACAAGCAAAGGATCCGTAGAGT CAGTGATATCAAAATGCCAAGGGCTTTCACCATCATCGTTGCTAAACGCGAACGTCAAAACTAAGATACCAGTTTATTTGAATCAAAACTCAGTATCCGCCAACGGTAGCACCAGCAAGCAAGCGACCAGTGGTAGAATGTTGCATGTGAACACACATGTAAACGCAAAGGGTAAAACGAAATCGTGTGATCGTAAGATATCCGGATCTCTAATGAATGCTACAAAATCGAGCTCTGCAAAAATTGTACCAAAAGTGTCGAAGGAATCGCAGATGTGTCACTCACAATCCCATAAGCATAAACAATCGAGAACTGGAACTAAACACACCACCAGACGAGAAGATGGTGATAAGGAGCACCACATTCCTGTGATGGAACGTTCAGGTACCTTCTTGAAGGATGAGCCCACGTTCGGCGATAAGACCACTAACATAGACAAGGCCCTGTAA